From a single Thalassospira sp. ER-Se-21-Dark genomic region:
- a CDS encoding IclR family transcriptional regulator, whose amino-acid sequence MTSQLNGSVLKAFKILDLFAAGQSELTARETADALGINMITAHRFLHTLVHAGALRVTSRGVFRLGYLFADLGDRVLHDGNLPTILQPILDQLARETGEACMATEFDRDAAVCIAKALPDRPLYVDIRIGSRLDAFCTAHGKLWLAHMSVDDQDRYFKNASLTGMTDHTITDLDALKAELAHIRDQGFATNNGEREKDIYAIAVPILTKHGNMISAFSVFGASPATLAQNREALLSKLQAAAKSAQHVLYGDA is encoded by the coding sequence ATGACCAGTCAACTCAATGGTTCCGTGCTTAAGGCGTTTAAAATTCTTGATCTGTTTGCGGCGGGGCAAAGTGAACTGACCGCCAGGGAAACGGCCGATGCGCTGGGCATCAACATGATCACCGCCCACCGATTTCTGCATACACTGGTGCATGCAGGCGCCTTGCGCGTGACGTCACGCGGGGTATTTCGGTTGGGCTATCTATTTGCCGATCTGGGTGATCGTGTTTTGCATGATGGCAATCTGCCAACCATCCTGCAGCCGATCCTTGATCAGCTGGCACGCGAAACAGGCGAAGCCTGCATGGCCACCGAATTTGATCGCGACGCAGCAGTGTGCATCGCCAAGGCCCTGCCCGACCGCCCGCTTTATGTCGATATCCGGATTGGATCGCGCCTTGATGCCTTTTGCACCGCCCATGGCAAGCTGTGGCTGGCGCATATGAGCGTTGATGATCAGGACCGCTATTTCAAAAATGCCAGCCTGACCGGCATGACCGATCACACCATCACCGACCTTGATGCACTAAAGGCCGAACTCGCCCACATCCGTGATCAGGGCTTTGCCACCAATAATGGCGAGCGCGAAAAAGACATCTATGCCATTGCCGTACCGATCCTGACCAAACATGGCAACATGATCTCGGCCTTTTCGGTGTTTGGGGCATCCCCGGCAACGCTGGCGCAAAATCGCGAAGCCTTGCTGTCAAAGCTTCAAGCCGCCGCAAAAAGCGCGCAGCACGTCCTTTACGGCGATGCGTAA
- the cas2 gene encoding CRISPR-associated endonuclease Cas2 → MMWMMVLFDLPVTTKKERKAATGFRNHLLDLGFEMAQFSVYLRFCAGKEQAESMTRKVHMKLPAGGKVDILYFTDKQYENIVSYTGRTKQDSRKNPSQFEMF, encoded by the coding sequence ATGATGTGGATGATGGTGCTGTTTGATTTGCCGGTCACAACCAAAAAAGAACGCAAGGCCGCAACCGGCTTTCGCAACCACCTCCTCGACCTCGGCTTCGAAATGGCCCAGTTTTCCGTCTATCTGCGTTTCTGTGCCGGCAAGGAACAGGCAGAAAGCATGACGCGCAAGGTCCATATGAAACTGCCCGCTGGCGGCAAGGTCGATATCCTGTATTTCACCGACAAGCAATACGAGAATATTGTTTCCTATACCGGCAGAACAAAACAGGATTCGCGTAAAAATCCCAGCCAGTTTGAAATGTTCTGA
- the cas9 gene encoding type II CRISPR RNA-guided endonuclease Cas9 (Cas9, originally named Csn1, is the large, multifunctional signature protein of type II CRISPR/Cas systems. It is well known even to general audiences because its RNA-guided endonuclease activity has made it a popular tool for custom editing of eukaryotic genomes.), translating into MPSYRFSFDLGTNSIGWAVFELDPKNRPVNLSDCGVRIFPDGRNPKDKSSLAVARREARAMRRRRDRYLKRRGELMERLVANGLMPESRDDQKALEGLDPYALRATGLDEALPPHHFGRALFHLNQRRGFKSNRKTDRGENSESGITKIGMKKLQEALLAEGCRTLGELQHRHHQANQTPTMDINPKSVRAKLRGEGAKAAYDFYPSRDAVEDEFNKLWTSQKRFHPDLLTDAARDTIHDAIFYQRKLKTPDVGRCSFNPAEERVARAMPIAQHFRILQFVGDLRLIDADLVRHPLKNDQKTALYRALLAKGKLTFKAMRKTIGIGSEYAFSHESEKQSEFKGDETAARLAGLKYFGPKWRELSFNDQSEIVDRLLHEENEEILIEYLQDRFGFDRDHCEAIADAPLPDGHTRLGKTALETLVEIMRDDHLPYDQACTKAGYEHALPPDGVILDNLPYYGIALERHVAFGDGKSDDLEKRYGKIANPTVHIALNQLRKVINALIDRYGHPDQIVMEIARDLKQSKAKRDELNKEQKKNQDKNDQRRQKLQEAHIAVNAENMLRMRLWEELDEDNSAARACPFTGEQISMALLFSPKVEIEHILPFSRSLDNSPANKTLCMAWANRAKGNRSPWEAFGRDGEPGFDWPEITTRAARLPKNKSWRFGPDAMERLERDGDFLDRQLTDTQYLSRIAREYATKICDPNQVWVTPGRLTAWLRRNWGLNGILPTGNATKNRDDHRHHAIDAIVVGLTDRGILNRVSRSAALAEAEDLDHSIAEMPDPFEGFRDNIRHKLEQIVVSHKPDAGFVPGHPKGDATPGALHNDTAYGIIKTDAKGMSEVVTRKDVLSFKGTKEIETIRDAATRQSLLDAVAAVPSGVAFTNALRDWSARTGTKRVRVKSNMSVIPIHDRDGKAYKGYKGDGNLCAEIYERPDGKWGDEIISRFDAVQPGFMPQWQRDFPAARRVMRLFRDDMIIAEIDGVMTVCRIVKMSPGKVVFTPHHEANTDSRNRDKDDPFSFHTCSGESLRKRKARKLFVDPLGKVRGYPAEDG; encoded by the coding sequence ATGCCGTCTTACCGTTTTTCATTCGACCTTGGCACCAATTCGATTGGCTGGGCGGTTTTTGAACTTGATCCCAAGAACCGGCCCGTCAACCTCTCCGATTGCGGCGTGCGGATTTTCCCCGATGGCCGCAACCCCAAAGACAAAAGCTCGCTTGCTGTTGCCAGACGCGAAGCCCGCGCCATGCGCCGCCGCCGGGACCGCTACCTGAAACGACGCGGCGAACTGATGGAACGTCTTGTCGCAAACGGTTTGATGCCGGAATCGCGCGACGACCAAAAGGCACTGGAAGGCCTCGATCCCTATGCCCTGCGCGCAACCGGACTGGATGAGGCCTTGCCGCCCCATCATTTTGGGCGCGCCTTGTTTCACCTTAATCAGCGACGCGGTTTCAAATCAAACCGCAAGACAGATCGTGGTGAAAACAGTGAAAGCGGCATTACCAAAATCGGTATGAAAAAGCTGCAAGAAGCCCTTCTTGCCGAAGGATGCCGAACCCTTGGCGAATTGCAGCATCGCCATCATCAGGCCAACCAGACCCCTACCATGGATATCAATCCCAAATCGGTACGCGCCAAACTGCGCGGCGAAGGGGCCAAGGCCGCCTATGACTTCTATCCGTCCCGCGACGCCGTCGAAGATGAATTCAACAAATTATGGACCAGCCAGAAACGCTTCCACCCCGACCTTCTGACCGATGCCGCCCGCGACACCATCCATGATGCCATTTTTTATCAGCGCAAACTCAAAACCCCCGACGTCGGAAGATGCAGCTTCAACCCGGCAGAGGAACGGGTTGCCCGTGCCATGCCCATTGCACAGCATTTCCGCATCTTGCAGTTTGTCGGTGACCTGCGGCTGATTGATGCTGATCTGGTGCGCCACCCGCTCAAAAATGATCAGAAAACCGCCCTGTATCGCGCCCTGCTCGCCAAAGGCAAGCTGACCTTCAAAGCCATGCGCAAAACTATCGGCATCGGATCGGAATATGCCTTTTCCCATGAAAGTGAAAAGCAATCGGAATTCAAGGGCGATGAAACCGCCGCCAGACTGGCCGGGCTAAAATATTTCGGCCCGAAATGGCGTGAACTGTCATTCAATGATCAAAGCGAAATCGTTGACAGGCTGTTGCACGAGGAAAACGAGGAAATCCTGATCGAATATCTTCAGGATCGTTTCGGCTTTGATCGCGACCACTGCGAAGCCATCGCCGATGCACCCCTGCCCGATGGCCACACCCGCCTTGGCAAAACCGCCCTTGAAACGCTTGTTGAAATCATGCGCGACGATCATCTTCCCTATGATCAGGCCTGCACGAAGGCGGGTTACGAACACGCCCTGCCGCCTGATGGCGTGATCCTTGACAATCTTCCCTATTACGGGATTGCCCTTGAACGCCATGTCGCCTTTGGCGATGGCAAAAGTGACGATCTCGAAAAGCGATACGGCAAAATCGCCAATCCCACCGTGCATATTGCCCTTAATCAGTTGCGCAAGGTGATCAATGCCCTGATAGACCGATACGGCCACCCGGATCAGATCGTGATGGAAATCGCCCGCGACCTGAAACAAAGCAAGGCCAAACGCGACGAACTCAACAAGGAACAAAAGAAAAATCAGGACAAAAACGACCAGCGCCGCCAGAAACTGCAAGAAGCCCATATTGCCGTCAATGCCGAAAACATGCTGCGCATGCGTCTGTGGGAAGAACTGGACGAGGATAATTCTGCCGCCCGCGCCTGCCCGTTTACCGGCGAACAGATTTCAATGGCGCTGTTATTCTCGCCCAAAGTCGAAATCGAACATATCCTGCCTTTTTCGCGCTCTCTCGATAACAGCCCGGCCAACAAGACTCTGTGCATGGCATGGGCCAACCGCGCCAAGGGCAATCGCAGCCCGTGGGAGGCCTTCGGGCGTGACGGCGAACCCGGTTTTGACTGGCCGGAAATCACCACCCGCGCTGCCCGCCTGCCCAAAAACAAATCATGGCGCTTTGGCCCCGATGCCATGGAACGACTGGAACGCGATGGCGATTTTCTGGATCGCCAATTGACTGACACCCAGTATCTCAGCCGCATCGCCCGCGAATATGCTACCAAAATCTGCGACCCCAACCAGGTCTGGGTCACGCCGGGCCGCCTGACCGCATGGCTGCGGCGCAACTGGGGCCTGAACGGCATCCTGCCAACCGGCAATGCCACCAAGAATCGCGACGATCACCGCCATCATGCCATTGACGCGATTGTCGTCGGCCTGACAGATCGTGGCATCCTCAACCGGGTCTCGCGCAGTGCCGCCCTTGCCGAGGCCGAAGACCTTGACCACAGCATCGCCGAAATGCCCGATCCATTTGAGGGCTTCCGCGACAACATCCGCCACAAACTCGAACAGATTGTTGTCTCTCACAAACCCGATGCCGGATTTGTGCCGGGCCACCCCAAAGGGGATGCAACACCGGGCGCACTGCATAACGACACCGCCTATGGCATCATCAAAACCGACGCCAAGGGCATGTCCGAAGTCGTGACCCGCAAGGATGTCCTGTCCTTCAAGGGGACAAAGGAAATCGAAACCATTCGCGATGCGGCAACCCGCCAAAGCCTCCTCGATGCCGTTGCCGCTGTGCCTTCCGGGGTGGCCTTCACGAACGCCCTGCGCGACTGGTCCGCCCGAACCGGAACCAAACGGGTGCGCGTCAAATCCAATATGTCGGTCATTCCCATTCATGACCGCGATGGCAAGGCCTATAAGGGCTATAAGGGGGATGGCAATCTGTGCGCCGAAATCTATGAACGCCCCGATGGGAAATGGGGCGATGAAATCATTTCGCGTTTTGATGCCGTCCAACCGGGCTTCATGCCACAATGGCAACGCGATTTCCCAGCCGCCCGCCGGGTCATGCGGCTGTTTCGCGATGATATGATCATCGCCGAGATTGACGGAGTCATGACGGTTTGCCGAATTGTTAAAATGTCTCCCGGCAAGGTTGTATTTACCCCGCATCATGAAGCAAACACAGACAGTCGAAACCGGGATAAAGATGATCCGTTTTCGTTCCATACATGTAGCGGCGAGAGCCTTCGGAAGCGCAAAGCCCGCAAATTGTTTGTCGATCCGCTCGGCAAGGTGCGCGGTTATCCGGCGGAGGACGGCTAA
- the cas1 gene encoding type II CRISPR-associated endonuclease Cas1, whose translation MDRIIEIASDDRHLAIARGSMEIRAGNDVVGRVPLDDIGALICSAHGLTYSNNLIAKLAERSVPVVLCGPNHMPVGYLMATNAHHQQSKRIMAQADASRALKNRLWKQLVQTKIEAQAAVLETLGKPHVPVGSLIRHVKSGDPENIEGQAAQRYWQLMFGNDFRRDRFGSGPNAALNYGYAVLRAATARATMAAGLHPSLGLHHRSGANPMNLVDDLIEPFRPIVDLIVFRLWVDNSDIELHGDTKRLLATVTAHDLPTDAGASPVMQCLHRLAGSLAQCYLGETQSLSLPLAPLPLELG comes from the coding sequence ATGGACCGGATCATCGAAATCGCCAGCGATGACCGCCATCTTGCGATTGCGCGTGGCTCCATGGAAATCCGGGCGGGAAATGATGTTGTGGGGCGCGTGCCGCTTGATGATATCGGGGCGCTGATCTGTTCGGCGCATGGCCTGACCTATTCCAACAACCTGATTGCCAAACTGGCCGAACGGTCCGTGCCGGTCGTGCTGTGCGGCCCCAATCACATGCCAGTCGGCTATCTGATGGCAACCAATGCCCATCACCAGCAATCAAAACGCATCATGGCGCAGGCCGATGCCAGCCGTGCGCTCAAAAACCGGCTGTGGAAACAGCTTGTCCAGACCAAGATCGAGGCACAGGCAGCCGTCCTTGAAACACTGGGCAAGCCCCATGTTCCAGTCGGCTCCCTGATCCGGCATGTCAAATCCGGCGATCCCGAAAATATCGAAGGCCAGGCGGCCCAGCGATACTGGCAATTGATGTTTGGTAATGATTTCCGCCGTGACCGTTTCGGCAGCGGCCCCAACGCCGCCCTTAATTACGGCTATGCCGTTTTGCGTGCGGCCACCGCGCGCGCCACCATGGCGGCGGGGCTGCACCCATCCCTTGGCCTGCATCATCGCAGCGGGGCAAACCCGATGAACCTGGTTGATGATCTGATCGAACCGTTCCGCCCGATTGTTGATCTGATTGTGTTCCGCCTTTGGGTCGATAACAGTGACATAGAACTGCACGGCGATACCAAACGCCTGCTTGCCACCGTCACCGCGCATGATCTGCCAACCGATGCCGGGGCCTCGCCGGTCATGCAATGCCTGCATCGCCTCGCAGGCTCACTGGCGCAATGCTATCTTGGTGAAACACAAAGCCTTTCCCTGCCACTCGCCCCATTGCCGCTTGAACTGGGTTAG
- a CDS encoding AraC family transcriptional regulator, with protein MPPIANTDFNSPSDHIEGQFDAAGHDMVSELLSGVRLRGLDYRRIEISAPYGLRFGEDQDETRAWFHFIGMGTVHLRTKSGAVHVLGCGDAVLLPCAGIHDLYSEDGVALRSVDDFQKARLCDAASEIRACEADVCRSKDNLIFSCAMEFDLGWLHPLAHLKPEVMHVETVPDHDPQIPAILDVMTAELRAKRPGYGVILTRLADVVAAAILRRWVEAGCDVCGWVEAVRDPKLARVLAALHKDPGRNWSVADMASEVGMSRSVFAERFVELTKSTPQQYLTNLRMRLASQWISRENLSLDEVADRLGYASVAAFSRAFKRTTGKSPGAIRHIDYASP; from the coding sequence ATGCCCCCCATAGCCAATACAGATTTCAACAGTCCGTCCGATCATATCGAAGGCCAGTTCGATGCCGCTGGTCACGACATGGTCAGTGAGCTGCTTTCAGGGGTGCGTTTGCGCGGGCTTGATTACCGCCGGATTGAAATTTCCGCCCCTTATGGTCTGCGTTTTGGCGAGGATCAGGATGAAACCCGGGCATGGTTTCATTTCATCGGCATGGGCACGGTCCATCTGCGCACCAAAAGCGGTGCTGTCCATGTTTTGGGCTGTGGCGATGCGGTGTTGTTGCCGTGCGCGGGCATTCACGATCTTTACAGTGAAGATGGCGTGGCGCTTCGCAGTGTGGATGATTTTCAGAAGGCACGGCTTTGTGATGCTGCATCCGAAATCCGGGCCTGTGAGGCCGATGTTTGCCGGTCCAAGGACAACCTGATTTTCAGTTGTGCGATGGAGTTTGATCTGGGGTGGTTGCACCCCTTGGCGCATCTCAAGCCCGAAGTCATGCATGTCGAAACCGTGCCGGATCATGATCCACAGATCCCGGCTATTCTGGATGTCATGACGGCAGAGCTTCGTGCGAAGCGTCCGGGGTATGGCGTGATCCTGACCCGGCTTGCCGATGTGGTGGCCGCGGCCATCCTGCGCCGTTGGGTTGAGGCGGGCTGTGATGTTTGTGGCTGGGTCGAGGCGGTGCGCGATCCCAAGCTGGCGCGCGTTCTGGCTGCCCTTCACAAGGATCCGGGGCGCAACTGGTCGGTTGCCGATATGGCTTCTGAGGTGGGCATGTCGCGGTCTGTCTTTGCCGAACGGTTTGTCGAGCTGACCAAATCAACGCCGCAGCAATATCTGACCAATTTGCGCATGCGTCTGGCCAGTCAATGGATCAGTCGTGAAAACCTTTCACTGGATGAAGTGGCGGATCGTCTTGGTTATGCCTCGGTCGCGGCATTCAGCCGGGCGTTCAAGCGCACCACAGGCAAGTCCCCCGGTGCCATCCGGCATATTGATTACGCATCGCCGTAA
- a CDS encoding MFS transporter, translating into MSEAQSRPDQAVDQTTAPAPAAWAAVISMTLGVFGLVTAEFLPVSLLTPMADDLRITEGMAGQAMSATAVMALITSLLTATVTRKIDRRYVLLGFSVLLIAANIIIAQAPNFAVLLTGRVLLGIALGGFWTMSAATIMRLVPEKSVPRALAIMFSGVSAATVFAAPLGSYLGDVIGWRNVFMAASLLGVLALVVQFATLPKMPPRGRATLRTLIEVINRPRMKFGLLSLVLIITGHFALFTYVRPFLENVSGVTTAGVSGILLGFGVANFIGTYVGGALIARSLRMTIALMPMIMGLTGVGMVAIDGAVAPTTVLVAIWGMAFGGVPVAWSTWITRTVPDEAESGGGLLVAGFQLAIATGAAVGGLVFDTSGALGVFTIAGFLLIAASIIVTLGLRTAPVPAEQG; encoded by the coding sequence ATGAGTGAAGCACAATCCCGCCCCGACCAAGCCGTGGATCAAACCACAGCGCCCGCACCTGCTGCCTGGGCCGCTGTGATTTCCATGACGCTCGGGGTTTTCGGGCTGGTCACGGCCGAGTTTTTGCCGGTCAGCCTGCTCACCCCGATGGCAGATGACCTGCGCATTACCGAAGGCATGGCCGGTCAGGCCATGTCCGCCACCGCCGTTATGGCCCTGATCACCAGCCTTCTGACCGCGACGGTGACCCGCAAGATAGACCGCCGCTATGTTCTGCTTGGCTTTTCGGTTCTTCTGATTGCCGCGAACATCATCATCGCACAGGCTCCCAATTTTGCTGTCCTTCTGACCGGGCGCGTGTTGCTCGGCATTGCCCTTGGCGGCTTCTGGACCATGTCGGCGGCCACCATCATGCGCCTTGTGCCGGAAAAAAGCGTCCCGCGCGCCCTTGCCATCATGTTTAGTGGCGTTTCAGCCGCCACCGTTTTTGCCGCCCCGCTCGGCAGCTATCTTGGTGATGTCATTGGCTGGCGCAATGTCTTTATGGCGGCGTCCCTGCTGGGCGTTCTTGCCCTTGTCGTGCAATTCGCAACGCTTCCCAAAATGCCGCCGCGCGGGCGTGCGACCCTGCGCACCTTGATAGAGGTCATCAACCGCCCGCGCATGAAATTCGGCCTGCTGTCGCTGGTCCTGATCATTACCGGCCATTTCGCGCTGTTTACCTATGTCCGCCCGTTCCTTGAAAATGTTTCGGGTGTGACGACGGCGGGTGTCTCGGGCATTTTGCTGGGCTTTGGGGTCGCCAACTTTATCGGCACCTATGTCGGCGGCGCGCTGATTGCCCGCTCGCTACGCATGACCATTGCGCTGATGCCGATGATCATGGGGCTGACCGGGGTTGGCATGGTCGCCATTGATGGTGCTGTTGCCCCGACCACCGTACTTGTCGCGATCTGGGGCATGGCCTTTGGCGGTGTGCCGGTGGCATGGTCGACCTGGATCACGCGCACTGTGCCGGATGAGGCCGAAAGCGGCGGCGGACTTCTGGTCGCCGGTTTCCAGCTTGCCATTGCCACCGGTGCCGCAGTCGGCGGTCTTGTCTTTGACACCAGCGGCGCGCTTGGCGTCTTTACCATCGCCGGTTTCCTGCTTATCGCCGCATCGATTATCGTAACGCTGGGCCTGCGAACCGCCCCTGTTCCCGCCGAACAGGGATAA